Proteins encoded within one genomic window of Kibdelosporangium phytohabitans:
- a CDS encoding threonine/serine exporter family protein — protein MPRGKHAAGGVVVAQFVPDEAVVNLVLDLALRIGEVQLSSGAGASDVTATIIAVANACGLDQCEVDVTFTSITACCHRGPEHAPVTSMRVVRSRGLDYTRLAAVEHLVRDITRFRVTPLDAVKRLERITTARHPYPRWVATAAWAGMAASVTVLLGGGPLVALVAAVITAVIDRIGRVLNRRNLPFFFQQVIGGALATGGSLAVVSTGWLGESPTLVVAAAITVLLSGLSVVGAVQDAITGYNVTAAGRAMEVALMTAGLIGGVVLALNVATAVGLPRVPMAEALPPTALRLPLQAVAGAAAAGCFALASYATMRSLMVASAAGALGALGYGGLVLSGAGPIVASAIAAAGIGFCGGVLARRLRITPLVVAVSGMTPLFPGLTTYRSLYELAVDHTATGVVTLMTALGIALALGAGVVLGEYLAQPVRSSLGKLERRLGAIRLVGPGWQRLEAHDNVV, from the coding sequence ATGCCACGCGGGAAACACGCGGCAGGAGGTGTAGTGGTGGCACAGTTCGTGCCCGACGAGGCAGTGGTCAATCTTGTGCTTGACCTGGCTTTGCGGATTGGTGAGGTGCAGCTGAGCTCTGGTGCCGGGGCGTCTGATGTCACCGCGACGATCATTGCTGTCGCAAACGCTTGCGGGCTTGATCAGTGTGAGGTCGACGTGACGTTCACCTCGATCACCGCGTGCTGTCACCGTGGGCCGGAGCACGCGCCTGTCACGTCGATGCGCGTTGTGCGGTCGCGGGGGTTGGACTACACGCGGCTTGCTGCTGTCGAGCATCTCGTTCGGGACATCACCCGGTTCAGGGTGACGCCTCTCGACGCCGTCAAACGGCTTGAGCGGATCACTACGGCGAGGCATCCCTATCCGCGTTGGGTCGCGACCGCCGCTTGGGCCGGGATGGCGGCGAGTGTCACCGTTCTGCTCGGTGGTGGGCCGTTGGTGGCGTTGGTCGCCGCTGTCATCACCGCTGTCATCGACCGGATCGGGCGGGTGCTCAACCGGCGGAACCTGCCGTTCTTCTTCCAGCAGGTCATCGGTGGGGCGTTGGCCACCGGTGGCTCGCTCGCCGTTGTGTCCACCGGGTGGCTGGGGGAGTCGCCCACGCTCGTGGTCGCCGCTGCCATCACAGTCCTGCTGTCCGGGCTGAGTGTGGTTGGCGCCGTGCAGGACGCCATTACGGGCTACAACGTCACCGCCGCTGGTCGGGCCATGGAGGTCGCGTTGATGACCGCGGGCCTCATTGGCGGGGTTGTCCTCGCGCTCAACGTTGCGACCGCCGTCGGTTTGCCGAGGGTGCCAATGGCTGAGGCCTTGCCGCCGACTGCGCTGCGGTTGCCGCTGCAGGCGGTGGCTGGGGCTGCGGCGGCTGGGTGCTTCGCGCTTGCGAGCTACGCCACCATGCGCTCGCTCATGGTCGCGAGCGCTGCGGGCGCTCTCGGTGCGCTGGGCTACGGCGGGCTTGTGCTGAGCGGGGCTGGGCCGATCGTGGCTTCGGCCATCGCCGCCGCCGGGATCGGGTTCTGCGGTGGGGTGCTGGCTCGTCGGCTGCGCATCACCCCATTGGTGGTCGCCGTGTCGGGTATGACCCCCTTGTTCCCCGGGTTGACCACGTATCGCTCGCTGTACGAACTCGCCGTCGACCACACCGCCACCGGCGTGGTGACGCTCATGACGGCCCTTGGGATCGCGTTGGCGTTGGGTGCTGGTGTTGTGCTTGGCGAGTACCTGGCCCAGCCTGTTCGCAGCAGTCTCGGTAAGTTGGAACGTCGGCTCGGCGCCATCAGGCTCGTCGGTCCGGGCTGGCAGCGGCTGGAGGCTCACGACAACGTCGTCTAA
- a CDS encoding alpha,alpha-trehalose-phosphate synthase (UDP-forming): MNSGADFIVVANRLPVDLERAPDGTQRWKHSPGGLVSALEPFLRSKSGAWVGWPGVPDVDVEEFDDDGLRLVPVTLSATDVSDYYEGFSNATLWPLYHDVVEAPVFDRAWWDSYVKVNHRFAEAAAAIAAPGATVWVQDYQLQLVPSLLREQRPDLRIGFFLHIPFPPVELFMQLPWRTEIVRGLLGADLVGFHRPGGAQNFLWLARRLVGLEPSRAAVGVRTRPGLIHVGDRPVRVGAFPISIDSAGLDGTARKRDTIQRAQQIRADLGNPRKILLGVDRLDYTKGIDVRLHALHELLIEGRVDPDEVTMVQLATPSRERVEHYQRMRQGIEQVVSRINGEFGRVGHPVVHYLHQSVDRRELVAFFSAADVMVVTPVRDGMNLVCKEYVACRHDLGGSLVLSEFAGAAAELTSAFLVNPHDLDGVKNALHAALTIDPAEGRRRMRALRRQVLTHDVDRWARSFLEALGSQGLN, from the coding sequence GTGAACAGTGGTGCGGACTTCATTGTCGTGGCCAACCGGCTGCCGGTTGACCTCGAGCGTGCACCGGACGGCACGCAGCGCTGGAAGCACAGCCCCGGCGGGCTGGTCAGCGCGCTCGAGCCGTTCCTGCGGTCCAAGAGCGGCGCGTGGGTCGGCTGGCCGGGCGTGCCGGACGTGGACGTGGAGGAGTTCGACGACGACGGCCTGCGGCTGGTCCCGGTCACGTTGTCGGCCACCGACGTCAGCGACTACTACGAGGGCTTCTCCAACGCCACGCTGTGGCCGCTCTACCACGACGTGGTGGAGGCGCCTGTCTTCGACCGGGCGTGGTGGGACAGCTACGTGAAGGTCAACCACCGGTTCGCCGAGGCCGCTGCCGCCATCGCCGCGCCGGGCGCGACCGTGTGGGTCCAGGACTACCAGCTCCAGCTCGTCCCGTCGCTGCTGCGCGAGCAGCGGCCGGACCTGCGGATCGGCTTCTTCCTGCACATCCCGTTCCCGCCGGTCGAGCTGTTCATGCAGCTGCCGTGGCGCACGGAGATCGTGCGCGGGCTGCTCGGCGCCGACCTGGTCGGGTTCCACCGGCCGGGTGGTGCCCAGAACTTCCTGTGGCTGGCTCGCCGGTTGGTCGGTCTCGAACCGAGCCGGGCCGCGGTCGGCGTGCGCACCAGACCCGGCCTCATCCACGTCGGCGACCGGCCGGTGCGGGTCGGCGCGTTCCCCATCTCGATCGACTCGGCCGGTCTGGACGGCACGGCCCGCAAGCGGGACACCATCCAGCGCGCCCAGCAGATCCGGGCCGACCTCGGCAACCCGCGCAAGATCCTGCTCGGCGTCGACCGGCTCGACTACACGAAGGGCATCGACGTCCGGCTGCACGCGTTGCACGAGCTGCTCATCGAGGGAAGGGTCGACCCCGATGAGGTGACCATGGTCCAGCTCGCCACCCCCAGCCGCGAACGCGTCGAGCACTACCAGCGGATGCGGCAGGGCATCGAGCAGGTGGTCAGCCGGATCAACGGCGAGTTCGGCCGGGTGGGCCACCCGGTCGTGCACTACCTGCACCAGTCCGTCGACCGGCGCGAGCTGGTCGCGTTCTTCTCGGCCGCGGACGTCATGGTGGTCACGCCGGTGCGCGATGGGATGAATCTCGTGTGCAAGGAGTACGTGGCATGCAGGCACGACCTGGGCGGCTCACTCGTGCTCAGCGAGTTCGCCGGCGCGGCGGCCGAGCTCACCAGCGCGTTCCTGGTCAACCCACATGATCTTGACGGGGTGAAGAACGCGCTGCATGCGGCCCTTACGATCGACCCAGCGGAGGGTCGCCGTAGGATGCGCGCTCTGCGACGCCAGGTCCTCACCCACGACGTCGACCGTTGGGCACGGTCGTTCCTCGAGGCTCTGGGGTCACAGGGGTTGAACTGA
- a CDS encoding metallophosphoesterase family protein, producing MDRRVFMAAAAGGVAAAAVPGQAEAQSEAQGLWGPAVRFNVISDIQGDLADFGRALDDLAAINPASAGLGIAGDITPRGYDFEYAQVRQTLGKHPRPRKVAWAIGNHEFYVPKWRDPDTLAQETWPNGTTEDSLFRSFYNFAGRNTVYTETSFGGIPVLCLGTERYAKYHDPKLWDEVWISDQQFTWLEQRLRYWAGWRKPVMVLTHHPLPNTVSGTHNKLYKSDYLQPDRLLSILGRHKDVFLFSGHTHWDLNLSDWVVRRVVPGTGNLEGFTVVNTAAVQTGWVDDGKGGEVSLGGAFNQGLQVEVSSRSVVIKARDFTTRTWLKQITVPLHS from the coding sequence ATGGATCGCAGAGTGTTCATGGCGGCCGCGGCCGGTGGTGTGGCGGCAGCCGCCGTACCCGGGCAGGCTGAGGCGCAATCGGAAGCACAGGGGCTCTGGGGGCCGGCGGTTCGGTTCAACGTCATCAGCGACATCCAGGGGGACCTGGCGGACTTCGGACGGGCACTGGACGACCTGGCGGCGATCAACCCGGCAAGCGCCGGGCTGGGAATAGCCGGAGACATCACACCGCGCGGCTACGACTTCGAGTACGCCCAAGTCCGGCAGACCCTGGGAAAGCACCCGCGCCCGCGAAAAGTGGCGTGGGCGATCGGCAACCACGAGTTCTACGTGCCCAAGTGGCGGGACCCGGACACCCTCGCCCAGGAAACCTGGCCCAACGGCACGACAGAGGACTCGCTTTTCCGGAGCTTCTACAACTTCGCCGGCCGCAACACGGTGTACACGGAAACCTCGTTCGGCGGCATCCCCGTGCTGTGCCTGGGAACCGAGCGTTACGCCAAGTACCACGACCCCAAGTTGTGGGACGAAGTCTGGATCAGCGACCAGCAGTTCACGTGGCTCGAGCAGCGGCTGAGGTACTGGGCCGGTTGGCGCAAACCGGTGATGGTCCTGACGCACCACCCGTTGCCCAACACGGTCTCCGGCACGCACAACAAGCTGTACAAGTCCGATTACCTGCAGCCGGATCGGCTGTTGTCGATTCTCGGCCGCCACAAGGACGTGTTCCTGTTCTCCGGCCACACGCACTGGGATCTCAACCTGTCCGACTGGGTCGTGCGGCGCGTCGTGCCCGGTACCGGGAACCTCGAGGGCTTCACCGTGGTCAACACCGCCGCCGTGCAGACCGGCTGGGTGGACGACGGCAAGGGCGGTGAAGTGTCGCTCGGCGGCGCGTTCAACCAGGGGCTGCAGGTCGAGGTGTCGAGCCGGTCGGTCGTCATCAAGGCCCGTGACTTCACCACGCGCACCTGGCTGAAACAAATCACCGTCCCGCTGCACTCGTAA